gtatatgtgtgtctgtgtgtgtacatatacagtattacatatattatatatatataaaggttTTGTATTCAAATGTCTGGCCATTGGGAATTTCTCACCTCTTTTCACCTGATGCCCACACTCTTTACACCGATGAAGGCACTTGGCTGAAACGCATCCGCGTTTTGTGAAAATTGATCGTTCGTTCAGTCGCTAAGTTGGAGAATTCTGTCCGTCCCCTTTTTTCGGATGGATTTCCCAGAGCTGGGATTACGGTGCAATTTTTTGATATTCCTCCTTTtaggaataaatgcaaaaattccCATGACTTGAAGTCCAGCCACAACCTAGCAGTTCTGAAGAAAGAGGGGCTGCAAGACCTGCAGGACTCGGAATCGGAGGTTTTCTGGCTCCTGCTTCAGAATGACGACTACCTGCTGCCCGAGGTGAGAGGTCGTGGGCCGAACCGCCCAAGGCCGCACGGTTCCTTCAGCCGCCGCGGTCGGGGCGCTTTGCTGAAGCTCTCGCATTTGACTGGCTGTAGATCTGCTCGCACTACAACAAGGGTAACGGCGAACACGGCTCGTGCAAGTTCAAGGACGGCTGCACCTCCCTCCACGTCTGCCTGCACTTCCTGCAAGGGGACTGCAAGTTCGGCACTTCCTGCAAGCGGGCCCACGCGTTCGACAAGAGCGCCACGAAGATCCTGGAGGGCAGAGGCCTCAGCCGGGAGAACATCCGCAAGCTGCAGAAGCTGTACAAGAACAAGTTCCTCATCGCAAGCCATAAACCAGGCGAACCGGAAGTTAGCAGGACAGGTGCGGCCGTGTCACCGCTGTCTTTCGCGCTCGCTTTCCCGCTCGCCTGAAGCCCGGTGCGTTTCGTTCGTGCCGGATCTTTCCCGCACGGTTTCCACGCGTCACTTCTCCCTGCTCTCTCCTGTACAGAAAGCCAAGCGGCAAAACCAGCCTTGAGACAGCGTCCCAGACGGTCGTCGAGCTCTTCGGCCTCTGAAGCGGAGAGCGGTGAAATTTGCCTGTTTTTCGTTCGCAAGCACTGCAGCTTCAAAGGTAGTGCGATAAACGCTACGATCCTCTGTGATTTCAGCCACGATGTTTGGTACGTGCGCGGCTGATCCGTGACCTTTCTCGCTCCGTGTTTCCGTGCCTTGACAGAGAGGTGCATCCGCGTCCACTACCACCTGCCGTATGAATGGCAAGTGTTGGACGCAGATGGCGCAACCTGGAGAGATCTTCCTGATGCGGAGGATGTCGAGAGGGCCTTCTGCAATCCGGGAAACGACGCGAGGTTCGTCTTGTCGTGTAAATCTCTTCCGGACGTGCTACACAACAGCGCACGGGTGGTCCTCGACCGCCATCGTCCGTGAGTCGTGAACACCCAGGCTTTACGACGGCCGTCCCGTCCACCTTCGCGCCgcactattattttcagtttcatttcgaAATCTGTTGCTTTCCCCTTTAACCTGTCGGAACGTTCACTTTTCCGCTCAAGGTCATTTTAAATCGGTTTTAACTCGGAGGGAAATGGCGTAAAGATTCGGAAATGGCGCATGTCGTAACTCACAGACTGGCTTACGTGTAAAAAACGGTACCGCATACTGTATTACCACATGTACAGCTATACTTTAAAACGCATATGTTATAACTCGCAGACTAgctatgctgtaaaaatgaacgcacacacacacacacacacacacacgtcgtctgaaaccagttgtcccatgcggggtcaccgggagccggagcctaacccggcaacacggggcgcaaggccggagggggaggggacacacccagggggggacgccagtccatcgcaaggcacccaaagcgggacttgaaccccagacccaccgcgccccccacactgtaaaaattatgcaAGAAAAGTACATTCTTGAGGCGCAAAAGTAAGTCGTCGTGGCACTTCCTGCTTTTCGCGAAAAGCCACAACAGTACGTTGTTGCATCCGTTTCTTCTCGTATTGCATGATTGGTGGGCGTCTTTCCGCGTGTTTGCAGTAATGGAGTCAGCCCGGTGGACTTCGTCACCATGACATCCGGGGCGGCTCCTGTGCGCCGCCTCTCCACTGCCTCCTCTGTCACCAAGCCTCCCCACTTCATGTTCACCACGGAGTGGCTCTGGTACTGGAGGGACGAGCAGGGCGGGTGGACGGAGTATGGATGCGAGGTCAGAGGATTCGCTCTTCTTCCTCCTAATACCAGTAATTCATTGTACACCGAGAACCAGTTGGGACATTTGGGTGACGGACTGAGGACCGCAGCCTTTACATTGCAGTCGTCCCGGGGAAGAACTCGACTTTACAAGGGCCGTATTTGGATGGCTTTATTATTGGAAGgtagtgtaataataatattaatgataataataaagttatccaaatatataataataataatattattattattattattattattaagtagaAAGccatctaataataataataataagaatagaGCCATACAGTGTTAGTTATAAAGGGaagctgctttgtgtgtgttataatgACTGTTTTAAGTAGTGTGttaattttaatgggatttggacATATTTTTGCCTTACCGTGTCAATTTTGCCTCTCAGAAACATAAGTTTTTACCGTtcaaactaatggtaattatgtatCTGATTTATGAAGATTCACTTTATAAAGGTTTTCTCAGAATCACATTACCTTCGCAAGCCAGGGGAAAACGCTCTGTTTTTCAAGGTGTCCTCGGTAGATCTCAGTTGTTTTACTTTTCCCTGCAGGTTGACGGAAAGGCTGCAGCCATCACGTCCCAGACGTTGGAGAATTTGTATTTAGCGGACGCGGAGAACGACATTGACTTTGAAATAGCCAATCAGCAGTACAGGCTCTTCTTCAAAGGTAACGTGTTTCCCAGGTTCCTTTGCTCAGCTTTGGTTTCGCCTGCAGATCGTTCCCATAAATATTTGGTTTTCTAAACGCATGTCATGGTTACTTGTGGCCTTCGACATCGAGGAGCTGttctcttttgtgttttctccaggGATGTATCAGCAGAACATCAGGTACAAGACGAAAAGGGAGGTGAGACGCAGGCCTCGCTTTGTTTCGGCTCGGCAGGTGCAGAGCAAACTGAAGAGGTAACAACAGCTCTTTAACCGCTGTCACACCTCGCCGCACATCATCGTGCTTATCGCATCACTTTATAGTCGTCGTTGGTCTTTGCTGTTATCGTGTCCATCGGTTCGGGTGAAGCTCTTTGTTCAAAAGTTCAGTGTCGGCTTGGTTAACGTCAACTGGGAATATTATTAGGAGAACTCGAGTCAAATTTTGTGTACCCTCTCTAATCAAGAGAGGAATTTTGCTGTGATGAGCCTTTGATTGAGTCTCTAAACCACTTTATCGCTGGTCTTTCATTTGATGTTCTGTTAACCCTGAGAGTTATTGGTTTTCACAGTGTCATCGCCTCTTCTGGAATGGTGGTCATGGTTTGGTTGGTGTTTTCAGTGAGTCATTGGCACGGTGTGGTGGAACCCCCCACGGTTGAACATGACCCTCGTGTTTGTTCCATACCAGTGGGAGTACAGACTCTGGAAGCATTTGCGTTCCTCCCCACTGGGACCAGGGTGCTCTGCCGGACTTCACCtacaaggtacaacagcagcccTCGGTACAGAACGGTGTCACGTGGCAGTCGTGACTTCGCTGGAGTCGAACGTGTTCAAGTGATTCGCGCTAAATTAAGCCACCGCAGGTTTCTTGTTATGGGTACTGCTTTTTCGGAGTGGCCGTTCACAAAATAACACGCTTATCACTCGCGCCTTCGAATAGCCTTACGATCTGAGGGTCGTCCTTGAGTGTGATTTGTGTCCCCAGCtcgttcacctgaaaaacactgCGATGGAGTTCAGACAGGTGGAGCAGCTCTTCAAACAAACCATGCCTCACAGCACCATCTACAGCATCCAAAGGATCCAGAATACTTCTCTCTGGAGGGTCTTCCAGTGGTAAGATACCGCAGAGATATGATGCTCTGTGGGTAACTACTTATACATAGTGTACAGCATGTAGTAATACAGATGGTCCTCGAGttacaaaatatttcacttataaccccattaactttattatattatttctgaGTCCCGCCATTTGGTCATAACGTGCGACGACGACTGCTCCATCTGCCCTTACGTTAATATCGGCTGGCCgaatatttgttattttttttacagtctcGGTCAGTGTTTGGTTGTCCAGCAGCgattgtgtttgtttgcaatACTTTTAATTTGTGATTCCCTTGTTATTGTTCctttaaaatggctagcaagtgaaaaagtgaacatTCTTGTCAAAGACAGCCCATTTAGAATGTGGAAATAGTccagcatgaaaataaaaatgaatgaaattagtgaaaaaatataacaaaggcCATTATGAATTCCCCCCGCCAgggatcgatcgatcgatctaTCTATGTATGCATCTTTGCAATGTAGCATTCATAcatgttaactgtttatatatccttgttgttcatttaatatttattgttaattaaaAGGGCAATGTGTCGGAGTGTCAGCGATACGAGTGGGTCAACAGTGATGTTTCGTTCCACAGGCAGAAAGAGCAGATGGAGCAGAAGAGCAAGGGCAAGACGGTAGATGAGAGACTCCTGTTCCATGGCACTGATCCTTCGCTGAAGGAAGCCATCTGCGAGCAGAATTTTGACTGGAGGATCTGCGGCGTTCATGGGATGATGTACGGGAAAGGTGAGGGAAAGAACCCAGTCGAGACCTTTCTCCCCCGCCATGGAATTTGGCACATTGATCATGGTCTGTCATTGTCAAAGGATCCTCAGATTTTCTGTGTTTCCCAGAACTTGCACAAGTCATTGATGTACTAATTTGGGCAAAGTCCAATCAGTGCCCAGGATGTTATTCTCTGTTCAAGCCCTTGGAAACAATGAAAACCTGAAGACTCTTTGGCCTATCTAGGACATGACTGCCCATATTTGGTCAAACACCTTGACACGAGATTCGTGTGGTTGTTCGCAGGAAGCTACTTTGCCAGAGATGCGTCCTATTCGGACAGATACTCCAAGCCCAGGGGTGGCACCAAGATTATGTTTGTGGCGCTGGTTCTGGTGGGGGAGTTCTGCAGAGGGAACAGCAGCTACCTCCGCCCTCCTGCCAAAGGCATCAATGGAAGCTTCTATGACAGCTGCGTTGACTCTGAAAGCAACCCGGCcatttttgttatatttgaGAAACACCAGATTTACCCACAGTTCCTCATCGAATACTATAGTGACGTCCTCGACTCGGAAAGGAGGCGCTGAGGCTCTTCTCTAAAATGTTTGTACATTCAAGGTGGGTTCCTCTGTCCTTCTCGTTGAGAACCTCTATAATTTTCTGTTCAGGCTTTATAAGCCATGAAGATTGACAGCCTACTCTTAACTACTGATTTAGACATCAAATTCAGGGAAAGGATCAGAAAGTAATCCAAAGTGTCTTAATGAATCTTGGTAACCGCATTGTTCGCTGGCGAGGAGTCTTTCCATGGAAGCCCTGGAACATCTCCGTTTGTAAGTAATTCTCCAGTAGGTCATTAAAAATTCTGCTGGACAAACTGGTTAAGTAATACACAAAATTATATATGAAGAAGcattacaactttttttttctatttttgttattattaaagcAGTCTTCACTAAATACATTTTGAGGGCTATAATCGCTTGTAAAGCTTGATGTGTTCCGTGTTAGACAATTTCTGGTGAATTCAAAAGAAACATTAACAGAGAACCTATAATAGCTTTTGTGTcccaaaaaaaagtaataaaacacattttaaaacatgctcGTGCTGCCAgtacacattgtgttttctgatTTGTAAGTCTGGGCGAATTTTTGTGCACTTTGCTTaacaacagcattttttcaaCTATAAACCTGAGGACAAGAACTTACCAGATTTTGCAAGAATTATAACAATTTTGTTAGTCTAGTGCTGCTTCAAGGATGTACTCATTAATGACCATTATTATCTTAGAATTATTTTTGTCCTTACTGAAAGTTTCATAAAGTATATGCAACACCTATTGAAAGTATTCACCCCCCCCCGGCTTGGACTTTTTCCATGTTGTATTGTTAACAACAGTGAATCACAATGGATACATTTAGACTTTTTTGACACTgaccaacagaaaaaaaaaatatcaaagttaaaatgcatttctacaaattaatgaaaatataagaaaCAGAATAACCGAATCCATAAGTATTCACACCTCTAGTCAGTGTTTAGCAAAGGCGTCAGTGACAGTCTTTAGGCCGATGGTACTAGTCTGTCAGTATTTTCTGGAGGCACTGGATGAACATTAACTTAATTCTGTTTGGCCAAGGCAACAGTGATGAACTGCATCCTTTCACATTGACAGTGCCATTGATtaaccattcattcatttatattaacCAATCCAGCTGGTGGTTTAGCgcttcgagctgctgcctttggcttcaGAGGTCAcggctttgaatcccacctcctgctgtcgtacccttgagcaaggtacttaccataaattgctcaacttaaagttacccagctgcgtaaaataagtaaataatttttagctcaacattgtaagctgctttagagaaaagcgtaaGCTAGgtgaataagtataaatatgGCATGCACAGCCCGAGGGGGTGCGGAAGGGGGGAGCATGACCAtgcaaagcagggtacaccatgggtgagatgccagtccacGACAGGACAGTGGCACCCCGCCTAATGCTTCTggtataggctctggactactgTGACCCTGCGCTTGCTATGTCGGTTTTCTcccaaagatttattttttcagataaaaacaaatacaaacacgaGCTGAGaccaaattatttttgtttcattatgtgACACAGAGGACCAAAGGTTAGGAAACAACGTAACATGAGGTAATGGGCTCCACTCCATCCTCCATACCAATGGGTCCATACATTCCGGGGTCAAATGTATTCAGAGTAACAGCAGCAATGGAATCTATGAAGTGAAAGCTGCAATATTTCCGTCTTCCTCGTCCTTGTCACCATATTgataattcatttattcacgATTCATTTCCAGTCGAGGGTAATAGCATGACTTTGTCAATGTGTAACTTTCCTATAACACCAGAATAACACTTTAGCGTCCAAGGATCTCTCTgaattctttttcatttgtcagCTAGAAAACGTGAAATGACGGCATTACAACTAGTCATGCTGTCAGTAAGTTAAGAAACTCTCTTAAGAAAATAAACTATGAAGTACTGTAAACAGCACTCCGAAGTATTCCAAGTTTGAAACAAAGGAAGCCCCCGTTCACACCAGACAGACAGGCCTACCAAGGTCTCCCTCCATCCACAATATTCCGCGGCCTCCGGATCACGTCGGCCCTGATCTTCCCAATTTGCGGTCCAACAGGAAAGATGAGACGATATCACCTTTTGCCGGAGAaaagtgacacagtgacacagcaacGTTTGCAAACTGAAACCTGAATTAAATGAGACCCATCTAAATCATATAAATGTTTCCTATCCGACCCTCACTAAAAGACAGACTAAGTATTGCTCGTGATTTGTTCGTAAAGGGTTAGTTAGTCCCGGTTCGGTCTCGCCGAGACAGACTCTGCGGGCACCGAAGAGGCGTTAACGTTTAAACCCGGGGACGGACACGCCCGATTCTCTCTGCGTGATCTTCACGAAAATGCCGTCCTTTGGCCCCAGGGTGCTGGAGGACTTCAGCTCCAAGGGAACCTGCGCATAAACCAAaaaaggtacttttttttttagattctaaaattaaattcataGTTTAAGTTACTCAaatttacactgctggaaaTTTTACCAAACAAACTGGGTAAAACTGGGAATTTGTAAAGGTACAATAACAGAACACTAGTGTGAAAACCTGTACTATATTTAGTACCGATCCCAGTACCGATGGTCCCCCACTTGCGATGGGGCTTCGTCGTAAATCATAAAGCCCGttatactgtattgtactgtattacgcttacaaacaattaacatgcGTAAATGCTGCactgtataatagggctttggtttattttttcccactaatttcacacattattcatgttaaaataatactaatacagaaTAATGATAACATAAATCCAGTAcaattttataattatattttcatggcGCACTATTATTTTCGCTTTctaattctgttttctttcgctcttcttttctgcaccaccggAATTTCTCGCTCGCTCGTTAATTTAAATGAAGAGAAGCTTGAATGGAATCGGAAACGaaatgctgtgtaaataaagcaaaatttttGGATCATAGAACGCGATACTGACTGAGTCATGTAACGACCAAACATCGGGACTCGAAAACAATATAATGTTAATGAGACGTTCGGGTGGACATAAGTGGCGTAtgtcgtaagtcgaggaccaccacTGGGCTATGTGGTGAAACAGGTAGCAAGGATGATTTTAATAACCGTACTATAAATGTTCGACTTCCATCAACTTCCAGAATGGTGATGATGTGGATGATTTTGGGAAACTTCCAGCAGAAGTGGACTGTTGCTTCGTTCCATAAACGGTAAACAAGACTGACGTGACGTGAGCAATGGGGGAGAGAACAAGAAACACGGGCGGACGCACCTTGGTCTCGGGAGAGGCCACGAAGGCGAAGTGACGGAAGACGTGCACCAGCGCCATGCGGATCTCCAGCTGGGCCAGTCGCATTCCTACGCAGCTCCGGGGCCCGGCGCCGAACGGTAGGTATACGAACGGATGCCTGCTAGCCTTCGCCTCTGCCGTGAACCTGGAAAAAGAGggacaaaaagggaaaagagtTTTCGGttcccaatttacgatggggttccGTTCCAACAACCCCATGTCAAATTGACTTTATCTTAAGTTGAAAACAGCCTCATATTATATGAACAATAAGCATGTATAAAAAATCATTGTGCATGAATTCTACGTTGTATAAtagtgttttattgtttttttcattattgtcaaaataatactaatatagaataacaataataacagtagaGTATTACGATTATATTTCCATACTGCACAActgattattttcactttcattcatAAATctattgtgttctgttttttttttttttttcccatacgTCGAGGTGGTCATAAGTCACATGTGTCACAActggaggaccacctgtactgcaCTAACTGGTGTACACCGGTGCCCTACGGTATGGGACCAACCAGCTTGCTGAACCCTCACCTTTCTGGGATGAACTTGTCCGGCTCGGGCCAGTGGTCTGGGTCATAGTGCAGGAACCCTGCGGGGATCTCCACTGTGGCTCCCTTGGGCAGGAAGATGCCGTTGACCACACAGTCACATTCCACTTCCCGAGCGAACCTGGAAGGACGAGGATAGAACGAATCCacccgggggaaaaaaaaaagtcca
Above is a genomic segment from Scleropages formosus chromosome 5, fSclFor1.1, whole genome shotgun sequence containing:
- the parp12a gene encoding protein mono-ADP-ribosyltransferase PARP12 isoform X2, producing MYEKVKHFDDVRNSDTWWRLKTATPNPAFSRAPPSVSFLRKAKGARRRHRGKRLAMSALVSSFVTKLLCQNQGSLELGRLRAVTRQSFTGADEPLARFLRDANRCVVAVAGEAGSARAACPPAADSVVVARTALRVCQRPAASGEHECDELHLCRYFVCGQCRYRNKCKNSHDLKSSHNLAVLKKEGLQDLQDSESEVFWLLLQNDDYLLPEICSHYNKGNGEHGSCKFKDGCTSLHVCLHFLQGDCKFGTSCKRAHAFDKSATKILEGRGLSRENIRKLQKLYKNKFLIASHKPGEPEVSRTESQAAKPALRQRPRRSSSSSASEAESGEICLFFVRKHCSFKERCIRVHYHLPYEWQVLDADGATWRDLPDAEDVERAFCNPGNDASNGVSPVDFVTMTSGAAPVRRLSTASSVTKPPHFMFTTEWLWYWRDEQGGWTEYGCEVDGKAAAITSQTLENLYLADAENDIDFEIANQQYRLFFKGMYQQNIRYKTKREVRRRPRFVSARQVQSKLKSVIASSGMVVMVWLVFSVSHWHGVVEPPTVEHDPRVCSIPVGVQTLEAFAFLPTGTRVLCRTSPTRYNSSPRYRTVSRGSRDFAGVERVQVIRAKLSHRRFLVMGTAFSEWPFTK
- the parp12a gene encoding protein mono-ADP-ribosyltransferase PARP12 isoform X1, which produces MYEKVKHFDDVRNSDTWWRLKTATPNPAFSRAPPSVSFLRKAKGARRRHRGKRLAMSALVSSFVTKLLCQNQGSLELGRLRAVTRQSFTGADEPLARFLRDANRCVVAVAGEAGSARAACPPAADSVVVARTALRVCQRPAASGEHECDELHLCRYFVCGQCRYRNKCKNSHDLKSSHNLAVLKKEGLQDLQDSESEVFWLLLQNDDYLLPEICSHYNKGNGEHGSCKFKDGCTSLHVCLHFLQGDCKFGTSCKRAHAFDKSATKILEGRGLSRENIRKLQKLYKNKFLIASHKPGEPEVSRTESQAAKPALRQRPRRSSSSSASEAESGEICLFFVRKHCSFKERCIRVHYHLPYEWQVLDADGATWRDLPDAEDVERAFCNPGNDASNGVSPVDFVTMTSGAAPVRRLSTASSVTKPPHFMFTTEWLWYWRDEQGGWTEYGCEVDGKAAAITSQTLENLYLADAENDIDFEIANQQYRLFFKGMYQQNIRYKTKREVRRRPRFVSARQVQSKLKSGSTDSGSICVPPHWDQGALPDFTYKLVHLKNTAMEFRQVEQLFKQTMPHSTIYSIQRIQNTSLWRVFQWQKEQMEQKSKGKTVDERLLFHGTDPSLKEAICEQNFDWRICGVHGMMYGKGSYFARDASYSDRYSKPRGGTKIMFVALVLVGEFCRGNSSYLRPPAKGINGSFYDSCVDSESNPAIFVIFEKHQIYPQFLIEYYSDVLDSERRR
- the parp12a gene encoding protein mono-ADP-ribosyltransferase PARP12 isoform X3, whose protein sequence is MYEKVKHFDDVRNSDTWWRLKTATPNPAFSRAPPSVSFLRKAKGARRRHRGKRLAMSALVSSFVTKLLCQNQGSLELGRLRAVTRQSFTGADEPLARFLRDANRCVVAVAGEAGSARAACPPAADSVVVARTALRVCQRPAASGEHECDELHLCRYFVCGQCRYRNKCKNSHDLKSSHNLAVLKKEGLQDLQDSESEVFWLLLQNDDYLLPEICSHYNKGNGEHGSCKFKDGCTSLHVCLHFLQGDCKFGTSCKRAHAFDKSATKILEGRGLSRENIRKLQKLYKNKFLIASHKPGEPEVSRTESQAAKPALRQRPRRSSSSSASEAESGEICLFFVRKHCSFKERCIRVHYHLPYEWQVLDADGATWRDLPDAEDVERAFCNPGNDASNGVSPVDFVTMTSGAAPVRRLSTASSVTKPPHFMFTTEWLWYWRDEQGGWTEYGCEVDGKAAAITSQTLENLYLADAENDIDFEIANQQYRLFFKGMYQQNIRYKTKREVRRRPRFVSARQVQSKLKSVIASSGMVVMVWLVFSVSHWHGVVEPPTVEHDPRVCSIPVGVQTLEAFAFLPTGTRVLCRTSPTSSFT